A region from the Acanthopagrus latus isolate v.2019 chromosome 8, fAcaLat1.1, whole genome shotgun sequence genome encodes:
- the cib2 gene encoding calcium and integrin-binding family member 2 isoform X2 has protein sequence MGNKQTIFTDEQLDAYQDCTFFTRKEILRLHGRYHELAPHLVPMDYTKDPDCKLPLALIVNMPELKENPFRNRIVESFSEDGMGNLSFNEFVDMFSVLSEMAPRELKAIYAFKIYDFNVDNYLCKEDLEKTLNKLTKEELTPEEVELVCQKAIEEADLDGDNKLSFADFENMITRAPDFLSTFHIRI, from the exons ATGGGTAATAAGCAGACTATATTTACCGACGAGCAACTTGATGCCTACCAG GACTGTACATTTTTCACCCGCAAAGAAATTCTGCG GTTGCACGGCAGATACCATGAGTTGGCTCCACATCTTGTACCGATGGACTACACCAAAGATCCTGATTGTAAACTGCCTTTAGCCTTAATAGTCAACATGCCAGAGTTAAAG GAAAACCCATTCCGCAACAGGATCGTAGAGTCTTTCTCAGAGGACGGGATGGGGAACCTCAGCTTCAATGAATTTGTGGACATGTTCTCAGTCCTGAGCGAAATGGCTCCTCGAGAACTCAAGGCCATTTACGCCTTCAAAATATACG ATTTCAATGTGGATAATTACCTGTGCAAAGAGGACCTGGAAAAGACTCTGAATAAGCTGACGAAGGAGGAATTGACTCctgaggaggtggagctggtgTGCCAGAAAGCCATCGAGGAGGCGGATTTAGACGGAGACAACAAACTCTCTTTTGCTGACTTTGAAAATATGATAACTAGGGCTCCGGACTTTTTAAG TACCTTCCATATACGAATCTGA
- the cib2 gene encoding calcium and integrin-binding family member 2 isoform X1 yields the protein MPTSTRLAALCFSHSGAQLRQKGYKSKCKTRRLHSGRWIMCVPRHACQTTADHVALPHRSYWKWQVTTHTRRRPRDTRHLNEQFAGTDCTFFTRKEILRLHGRYHELAPHLVPMDYTKDPDCKLPLALIVNMPELKENPFRNRIVESFSEDGMGNLSFNEFVDMFSVLSEMAPRELKAIYAFKIYDFNVDNYLCKEDLEKTLNKLTKEELTPEEVELVCQKAIEEADLDGDNKLSFADFENMITRAPDFLSTFHIRI from the exons ATGCCTACCAG CACTCGGCTGGCTGCGCTCTGCTTCTCACACTCAGGAGCACAGCTCAGACAGAAGGGATACAAGAGCAAATGTAAAACGAGGCGCCTCCACTCGGGCCGCTGGATAATGTGTGTGCCAAGACATGCATGTCAGACAACAGCAGATCATGTTGCTCTGCCTCACCGTTCCTATTGGAAGTGGCaggtgacaacacacacacgtcgtCGCCCGAGAGACACCAGACACCTCAATGAGCAGTTTGCAGGAACG GACTGTACATTTTTCACCCGCAAAGAAATTCTGCG GTTGCACGGCAGATACCATGAGTTGGCTCCACATCTTGTACCGATGGACTACACCAAAGATCCTGATTGTAAACTGCCTTTAGCCTTAATAGTCAACATGCCAGAGTTAAAG GAAAACCCATTCCGCAACAGGATCGTAGAGTCTTTCTCAGAGGACGGGATGGGGAACCTCAGCTTCAATGAATTTGTGGACATGTTCTCAGTCCTGAGCGAAATGGCTCCTCGAGAACTCAAGGCCATTTACGCCTTCAAAATATACG ATTTCAATGTGGATAATTACCTGTGCAAAGAGGACCTGGAAAAGACTCTGAATAAGCTGACGAAGGAGGAATTGACTCctgaggaggtggagctggtgTGCCAGAAAGCCATCGAGGAGGCGGATTTAGACGGAGACAACAAACTCTCTTTTGCTGACTTTGAAAATATGATAACTAGGGCTCCGGACTTTTTAAG TACCTTCCATATACGAATCTGA
- the cib2 gene encoding calcium and integrin-binding family member 2 isoform X3, translated as MDYTKDPDCKLPLALIVNMPELKENPFRNRIVESFSEDGMGNLSFNEFVDMFSVLSEMAPRELKAIYAFKIYDFNVDNYLCKEDLEKTLNKLTKEELTPEEVELVCQKAIEEADLDGDNKLSFADFENMITRAPDFLSTFHIRI; from the exons ATGGACTACACCAAAGATCCTGATTGTAAACTGCCTTTAGCCTTAATAGTCAACATGCCAGAGTTAAAG GAAAACCCATTCCGCAACAGGATCGTAGAGTCTTTCTCAGAGGACGGGATGGGGAACCTCAGCTTCAATGAATTTGTGGACATGTTCTCAGTCCTGAGCGAAATGGCTCCTCGAGAACTCAAGGCCATTTACGCCTTCAAAATATACG ATTTCAATGTGGATAATTACCTGTGCAAAGAGGACCTGGAAAAGACTCTGAATAAGCTGACGAAGGAGGAATTGACTCctgaggaggtggagctggtgTGCCAGAAAGCCATCGAGGAGGCGGATTTAGACGGAGACAACAAACTCTCTTTTGCTGACTTTGAAAATATGATAACTAGGGCTCCGGACTTTTTAAG TACCTTCCATATACGAATCTGA
- the LOC119024155 gene encoding SH2 domain-containing protein 7-like isoform X2 produces the protein MPTPVSIHMTACLLPRGSMGGIERDCCTLHRQDKPRICHCSGSRTKDQRHTKSPCLRTCLTLCFKDRARMEQREPPADSHVEGAEGAEGRLRELTAKWFIDTQVPLIVHNGFFPTWFVGFITRKDAEEMLREKELGCFLIRLSDKAIGYILSYKGRDRCRHFVINQSESGQFVVYGDTEGHSTVLGLIEHYKTSPIEPFGEYLTYSCFEALNEDLYDVIQISPKEKPVVTGRNMPKPQNSSEQPPTRPPKTNRTLKEGPPLPRRSRHLDSGPLNDQDSVLYAQLSKQSPRFCRTSQDISPADNPGRPERSPAQDHNTRRCSPPPPPASVYSELGLLDTKSRSLPLLDNSSDGEQSHRLSAPPQTPPRLSPKPVRQATEATNSCSSHSLEHMSDSAVYHLAGKPGSPHTTETRSEQQVDSVYAEVPVEGLVARYPHVNTFERMPGHVDAAGPKPNSNTYEPLEDIRPKHSASGFKNDKWKWLFPEAKRKW, from the exons ATGCCCACTCCTGTTTCCATCCACATGACTGCCTGCCTCCTGCCCAGGGGGAGCATGGGAG gGATTGAGAGGGATTGCTGCACACTGCACAGACAAGACAAACCGCGGATCTGCCACTGTTCAGGGTCAAGGACAAAGGATCAGAGACATACCAAATCACCCTGCCTCAGGACCTGTCTGACACTTTGCTTCAAG GACCGGGCGAGGATGGAGCAGAGAGAACCACCGGCGGATTCTCACGTCGAAGGGGCCGAAGGGGCCGAAGGGAGACTCAGGGAGCTGACTGCAAAGTGGTTCATAGACACTCAGGTGCCGCTCATCGTCCACAACGGCTTCTTCCCCACCTGGTTCGTGGGCTTCATCACAAGAAA GGATGCCGAAGAAATGCTCCGAGAAAAGGAGCTGGGCTGTTTCTTGATCCGTCTCAGTGATAAGGCCATTGGATACATACTGTCTTATAA AGGCAGGGATCGGTGTCGACATTTCGTGATAAACCAAAGCGAATCAGGCCAGTTTGTAGTGTATGGAGACACTGAGGGGCACAGCACGGTCCTCGGCCTGATAGAACACTACAAGACGAGCCCCATTGAGCCATTCGGAGAGTATCTGACATACTCGTGCTTCGAG GCGCTGAATGAAGACCTGTATGATGTCATTCAGATCAGCCCTAAAGAAAAGCCTGTGGTCACTGGGAGGAACATGCCAAAACCACAAAATAGTTCAGAGCAGCCACCTACTCGGCCACCAAAGACCAACAGAACACTAAAG gAAGGACCACCTTTGCCTCGGAGGAGCAGGCACCTTGACAGTGGACCCCTGAACGACCAGGACAGCGTTTTGTACGCTCAGCTCAGCAAGCAATCACCCAGATTCTGTCGCACCTCTCAGGACATTTCACCCGCCGATAATCCAGGGAGACCTGAGAGGTCCCCGGCCCAGGATCACAACACGAGGAGGTGCAGCCCTCCGCCTCCACCGGCCTCAGTTTACTCTGAGCTCGGCCTGCTGGACACGAAGAGCAGATCTCTGCCGCTCCTGGACAACAGCTCTGACGGAGAGCAGTCCCACAGGCTGAGCGCACCCCCTCAAACGCCACCGAGACTTTCCCCCAAACCCGTCAGACAAGCCACGGAGGCGACGAACTCgtgcagcagccacagcctgGAACACATGAGCGACAGCGCTGTTTATCACCTGGCTGGCAAACCCGGCAGCCCACACACTACAGAGACGAGATCAGAGCAGCAGGTCGATTCGGTGTACGCCGAGGTCCCTGTCGAAGGCCTCGTCGCCCGTTACCCTCACGTGAATACGTTCGAGCGAATGCCCGGCCACGTGGACGCGGCTGGGCCTAAACCTAACAGCAACACCTACGAGCCTCTGGAGGACATCAGACCCAAACACTCAGCCTCTGGGTTCAAG AATGATAAATGGAAATGGCTGTTCCCCGAGGCCAAGAGGAAGTGGTGA
- the LOC119024155 gene encoding SH2 domain-containing protein 7-like isoform X1, whose translation MSSVYISHAGSYSLSYTDSSEVERSIVTFAEMTPGSNHTLVISRKGIERDCCTLHRQDKPRICHCSGSRTKDQRHTKSPCLRTCLTLCFKDRARMEQREPPADSHVEGAEGAEGRLRELTAKWFIDTQVPLIVHNGFFPTWFVGFITRKDAEEMLREKELGCFLIRLSDKAIGYILSYKGRDRCRHFVINQSESGQFVVYGDTEGHSTVLGLIEHYKTSPIEPFGEYLTYSCFEALNEDLYDVIQISPKEKPVVTGRNMPKPQNSSEQPPTRPPKTNRTLKEGPPLPRRSRHLDSGPLNDQDSVLYAQLSKQSPRFCRTSQDISPADNPGRPERSPAQDHNTRRCSPPPPPASVYSELGLLDTKSRSLPLLDNSSDGEQSHRLSAPPQTPPRLSPKPVRQATEATNSCSSHSLEHMSDSAVYHLAGKPGSPHTTETRSEQQVDSVYAEVPVEGLVARYPHVNTFERMPGHVDAAGPKPNSNTYEPLEDIRPKHSASGFKNDKWKWLFPEAKRKW comes from the exons ATGTCATCTGTCTATATCTCGCATGCGGGGTCATACTCTCTCAGTTATACTGACAGTTCAGAAGTTGAGAGAAGCATTGTAACGTTTGCTGAAATGACACCGGGTTCAAACCATACACTGGTAATCTCAAGGAAAG gGATTGAGAGGGATTGCTGCACACTGCACAGACAAGACAAACCGCGGATCTGCCACTGTTCAGGGTCAAGGACAAAGGATCAGAGACATACCAAATCACCCTGCCTCAGGACCTGTCTGACACTTTGCTTCAAG GACCGGGCGAGGATGGAGCAGAGAGAACCACCGGCGGATTCTCACGTCGAAGGGGCCGAAGGGGCCGAAGGGAGACTCAGGGAGCTGACTGCAAAGTGGTTCATAGACACTCAGGTGCCGCTCATCGTCCACAACGGCTTCTTCCCCACCTGGTTCGTGGGCTTCATCACAAGAAA GGATGCCGAAGAAATGCTCCGAGAAAAGGAGCTGGGCTGTTTCTTGATCCGTCTCAGTGATAAGGCCATTGGATACATACTGTCTTATAA AGGCAGGGATCGGTGTCGACATTTCGTGATAAACCAAAGCGAATCAGGCCAGTTTGTAGTGTATGGAGACACTGAGGGGCACAGCACGGTCCTCGGCCTGATAGAACACTACAAGACGAGCCCCATTGAGCCATTCGGAGAGTATCTGACATACTCGTGCTTCGAG GCGCTGAATGAAGACCTGTATGATGTCATTCAGATCAGCCCTAAAGAAAAGCCTGTGGTCACTGGGAGGAACATGCCAAAACCACAAAATAGTTCAGAGCAGCCACCTACTCGGCCACCAAAGACCAACAGAACACTAAAG gAAGGACCACCTTTGCCTCGGAGGAGCAGGCACCTTGACAGTGGACCCCTGAACGACCAGGACAGCGTTTTGTACGCTCAGCTCAGCAAGCAATCACCCAGATTCTGTCGCACCTCTCAGGACATTTCACCCGCCGATAATCCAGGGAGACCTGAGAGGTCCCCGGCCCAGGATCACAACACGAGGAGGTGCAGCCCTCCGCCTCCACCGGCCTCAGTTTACTCTGAGCTCGGCCTGCTGGACACGAAGAGCAGATCTCTGCCGCTCCTGGACAACAGCTCTGACGGAGAGCAGTCCCACAGGCTGAGCGCACCCCCTCAAACGCCACCGAGACTTTCCCCCAAACCCGTCAGACAAGCCACGGAGGCGACGAACTCgtgcagcagccacagcctgGAACACATGAGCGACAGCGCTGTTTATCACCTGGCTGGCAAACCCGGCAGCCCACACACTACAGAGACGAGATCAGAGCAGCAGGTCGATTCGGTGTACGCCGAGGTCCCTGTCGAAGGCCTCGTCGCCCGTTACCCTCACGTGAATACGTTCGAGCGAATGCCCGGCCACGTGGACGCGGCTGGGCCTAAACCTAACAGCAACACCTACGAGCCTCTGGAGGACATCAGACCCAAACACTCAGCCTCTGGGTTCAAG AATGATAAATGGAAATGGCTGTTCCCCGAGGCCAAGAGGAAGTGGTGA
- the tbc1d2b gene encoding TBC1 domain family member 2B, protein MHEEEDGSEAGSCAASRVVVASRSVDVAEAEGAKEQASKLCGYLNKLSGKGPLRGYKPRWFVYDPRKCYLYYFKTPQDALPLGHIEIGDACFSYDVEGEEGQFEIRTAGKEFLLKAPSRQVMHYWLQQLQQKRWEYSNTRGSGQRDSWSSPTLAYPPSGLVSKDNDAFVFEKLSDSMEKVRSDLTAVETESEGGGMVGIQSARGPSSASTNPLNFSLRNFGTELRNSMSYLRPGRGGENRRSVFYTSNSSAEDWELVDAPPKDFPEQKPHPDTHRHSFGSAFDFVRNPSRPKRPLLRDMMGSGRFGRNSSENVPAECNGSKPFELQLRLQSQQEELSRMQQEDTKLREELAGQKELVRLLQQTLRTTQCDRQPVQRPAPAPDSPAASDQTQSPAVTQGEIDHLEALLQERDGQIQSLCGHMERLALEKDSLQQELKGLKIKVGEINDQLGMLMETIQAKDEVIIKLSQESSEQSGNPNDPGSPSPNKDQQEVDILKDSLQGYKSQNKFLNKEILELTVLRRNAESREKALEAKYTALEAKLCQVESKYLVLLQEVKTPVCSSEQNPAREVISRLLEDALQAESPDQQEQHIFKPNTVSEYDVYGFKTVPEEEEEEEKLVAKVRALELKSLSMCDQEVSVGVKWENYLASTMNRDLVRSPELKALIRCGVPHEHRSQVWRWCVSFHVKKFRDQLAPDYYETLLNVARDKPNPASKQIELDLLRTLPNNKHYASPSAGGIQKLRNVLMAFSWRNPDIGYCQGLNRLAAIALLYLDQEDAFWSLIAIVEVFMPRDYYTKTLLGSQVDQRVFRDLMSEKLPRLHAHFEQHKVDFSLITFNWFLVVFVDSVVSDILFKIWDAFLYEGPKIIFRFALALFKHKEEEFLKLQDSTAIFKYLRCFTRTILDSRKLMSIAFGDMNPFPMRQIQNRRSFHLEKVRLELTELEAIRQTFLRERETTQDGRSFVSDDEEDN, encoded by the exons ATGCACGAAGAGGAGGATGGCAGCGAAGCCGGGTCCTGCGCAGCCTCTCGGGTGGTGGTGGCCTCCAGGTCCGTGGATGTGGCCGAGGCCGAGGGCGCGAAGGAGCAGGCCTCCAAGCTGTGCGGCTACCTGAACAAACTGTCCGGCAAGGGGCCTCTGAGGGGCTACAAGCCGCGGTGGTTCGTGTACGATCCGAGGAAATGTTACTTGTACTACTTCAAGACTCCCCAGGATGCCCTGCCGCTCGGACACATCGAGATCGGCGACGCGTGCTTCAGCTACGACGTGGAGGGGGAAGAGGGCCAGTTCGAGATCCGCACGGCCGGGAAGGAGTTCCTCCTCAAG gCCCCCAGCAGGCAGGTGATGCACTACTGgctgcagcagctacagcagaaACGCTGGGAGTACAGCAACACACGGGGCTCCGGCCAGAGGGACAGCTGGAGCTCGCCGACCCTGGCGTACCCTCCCAGCGGCCTCGTCAGCAAAGACAATG ATGCGTTTGTCTTCGAGAAGCTGAGTGACAGCATGGAGAAAGTCCGCAGCGATCTGACGGCCGTGGAGACGGAGTCGGAAGGCGGGGGAATGGTGGGGATCCAGTCGGCCAGAGGGCCCTCCTCCGCGTCCACGAACCCACTCAACTTCTCCCTCAGAAACTTCGGTACAGAACTCAG gaACTCCATGTCTTATCTGCGGCCGGGGAGAGGAGGCGAGAACAGACGCAGTGTGTTTTACACTAGCAACAGCAGCGCAGAGGATTGGGAGCTGGTGGATGCTCCACCCAAGGACTTCCCTGAACAGAAACctcatccagacacacacaggc attCCTTTGGGTCGGCGTTCGACTTTGTGCGCAACCCTTCGCGGCCTAAGAGGCCTTTGCTTCGAGACATGATGGGCTCCGGAAGGTTCGGGCGCAACAGTTCAGAAAACGTCCCAGCGGAGTGTAACGGCAGCAAGCCTTTTGAGCTGCAGCTTCGCCTCCAGAGCCAACAGGAAGAACTGAGCCGCATGCAGCAGGAAGACACCAAACTCAGAGAAGAGCTGGCCGGCCAGAAG GAGCTGGTGAGACTTCTGCAGCAGACTCTGAGAACCACCCAGTGCGACAGGCAGCCAGTGCAACGTCCAGCCCCGGCTCCAGACTCTCCTGCGGCGTCAGACCAGACTCAAAGTCCAGCAGTGACACAGGGAGAGATCGATCATTTGGAGGCCCTGCTTCAGGAGAGGGATGGACAGATCCAGTCCCTGTGTGGCCACATGGAGCGTCTGGCCTTGGAGAAGGACAGTCTGCAACAAGAGCTGAAGGGCCTGAAAATAAAGGTCGGGGAGATAAACGACCAGCTGGGCATGCTGATGGAGACCATCCAGGCCAAGGATGAAGTCATCATCAAGCTGTCGCAGGAGAGCTCCGAGCAGAGCGGCAACCCAAATGATCCTGGTTCGCCGTCTCCTAACAAAGACCAGCAGGAGGTGGACATCCTCAAg GACAGCCTTCAAGGCTACAAATCCCAGAACAAGTTCCTGAACAAAGAGATCCTGGAGCTGACAGTGTTACGCAGAaatgcagagagcagagagaaggcgCTGGAAGCAAAG tacACGGCCCTGGAGGCCAAGCTGTGTCAGGTGGAGAGTAAGTACCTGGTGCTGCTTCAAGAAGTGAAGACCCCGGTGTGTTCGTCCGAGCAGAACCCGGCCCGCGAGGTCATCTCCAGATTGCTAGAGGACGCGCTGCAGGCAGAGAGCCCCGACCAGCAGGAGCAACACATCTTTAAACCGAACACCGTCAG TGAGTACGATGTGTACGGCTTCAAGACCGtcccagaggaggaggaagaggaggagaagctggttGCGAAGGTGAGAGCTCTGGAGCTGAAGTCCCTGTCCATGTGTGATCAGGAGGTGTCCGTCGGGGTGAAGTGGGAGAACTACCTGGCCAGCACCATGAACAGAGACCTGGTGCGATCGCCCGAGCTCAAGGCCCTGATCCGCTGCGGCGTCCCCCACGAGCACCGCTCCCAGGTGTGGCGCTGGTGCGTCTCCTTCCACGTCAAAAAGTTCCGGGACCAACTGGCGCCCGACTACTACGAGACCTTACTAAACGTGGCCCGGGACAAGCCCAACCCGGCCTCGAAGCAGATCGAACTGGACTTGCTGCGCACTTTGCCCAACAACAAGCACTACGCCTCCCCAAGTGCAGGCGGCATCCAGAAACTCAGGAACGTCCTGATGGCCTTCTCCTGGAGGAATCCAGACATCGGCTACTGCCAGGGACTGAACAG ACTTGCAGCTATTGCCCTGCTCTATCTGGACCAAGAGGACGCCTTCTGGAGCCTCATAGCCATCGTGGAGGTCTTCATGCCAAGAGACTATTACACCAAGACTCTGCTTGGCTCACAG GTTGACCAGCGCGTGTTCAGGGACCTGATGAGTGAGAAGCTGCCGCGGCTTCACGCCCACTTCGAGCAGCACAAGGTGGACTTCTCCCTCATCACCTTCAACTGGTTCCTGGTGGTGTTTGTGGACAGCGTGGTGAGCGACATCCTCTTCAAGATCTGGGATGCCTTTCTCTACGAAGGGCCAAAG ATCATATTTCGCTTCGCCCTCGCTCTCTTCAAGCACAAAGAGGAAGAGTTTTTGAAGTTGCAGGACTCGACCGCCATCTTTAAATATCTCCGCTGCTTCACACGCACCATCCTGGACTCGAG gAAGCTGATGAGCATCGCTTTCGGGGACATGAACCCGTTTCCCATGCGGCAAATCCAGAACCGCCGGTCCTTCCACCTGGAGAAGGTGCGCCTGGAGCTGACGGAGCTGGAGGCGATCAGACAGACCTTcctgagggagagggagacgaCTCAGGACGGACGGAGCTTCGTCAGCGACGACGAGGAGGATAACTGA